In Natator depressus isolate rNatDep1 chromosome 9, rNatDep2.hap1, whole genome shotgun sequence, a single genomic region encodes these proteins:
- the LOC141993673 gene encoding protein FAM162B-like produces the protein MLGRLLKSKPLVTGILRTTDFWRCPCTKDAQILLQTRRSLCNKAEATKKVISQTAIPGRGTFRNDRRPTAFDKKILLWAGRFKKEEDIPILVSSEVIKAATNRVRIKICYITMALTLLGCLVMIISGKQAARRDDTLLRMNAEKKAMWRAEAETELEAAAMKTQ, from the exons ATGTTGGGGCGGCTATTGAAAAGTAAGCCTCTTGTCACAGGTATTTTGAGAACAACCGATTTCTGGAGGTGTCCATGTACCAAGGATGCTCAGATATTGTTACAGACAAGAAGATCGCTTTGTAACAAAGCGGAGGCCACAAAGAAGGTTATTTCTCAAACAGCTATTCCAG GCCGTGGCACATTCAGAAATGACAGGAGACCTACAGCATTTGATAAAAAGATATTATTATGGGCAGGACGGTTTAAAAAAGAGGAGGATATTCCAATTCTAGTATC ATCTGAGGTCATCAAAGCTGCTACGAACAGAGTGAGGATCAAAATTTGCTACATCACAATGGCCCTGACTCTGCTAGGCTGCTTGGTCATGATCATCTCAGGCAAGCAA GCTGCGAGAAGAGACGACACGCTGCTGAGGATGAATGCTGAAAAGAAGGCCATGTGGCGGGCTGAAGCAGAGACAGAACTGGAGGCAGCTGCAATGAAAACTCAGTGA